A genomic window from Pseudomonas argentinensis includes:
- a CDS encoding GNAT family N-acetyltransferase — MRSEKGGAELQTPRLHLRAWRDQDLDELATLCADPAVMRHFPAPLSRQQSQALLTRLQAHFAQHGFTFWSLWHREDGRFVGMTGLAQVGFEASFTPAVEIGWRLSPAFWGLGLAREAARASLDFAFTRLGVDRVVAFTTLSNAPSQRVMQALGMQPAGEFEHPALAPGHPLRRHLLYEMPRGKWPKQG, encoded by the coding sequence ATGAGAAGCGAGAAAGGAGGAGCAGAGCTGCAGACGCCGCGCCTGCATCTGCGCGCCTGGCGTGACCAGGACCTGGACGAGCTGGCCACGCTGTGTGCGGATCCGGCAGTGATGCGCCATTTCCCGGCGCCCCTGAGCCGCCAGCAGAGCCAGGCGTTGCTCACCCGCCTGCAAGCGCACTTCGCACAGCACGGCTTCACCTTCTGGTCACTGTGGCACCGCGAGGATGGTCGCTTCGTCGGCATGACCGGGCTGGCCCAGGTCGGGTTCGAGGCGAGCTTCACGCCGGCAGTGGAGATCGGCTGGCGCCTGTCGCCGGCATTCTGGGGGCTGGGCCTTGCCAGGGAAGCGGCGCGGGCCTCACTGGATTTTGCCTTTACGCGCCTGGGGGTGGATCGCGTGGTGGCCTTCACCACGCTGAGCAATGCACCGTCGCAGCGGGTGATGCAGGCCCTCGGCATGCAGCCGGCCGGCGAGTTCGAGCATCCGGCGCTGGCCCCTGGGCATCCGCTGCGCCGACACCTGCTGTACGAGATGCCCCGTGGCAAATGGCCGAAGCAGGGCTGA
- a CDS encoding Crp/Fnr family transcriptional regulator, with amino-acid sequence MYLLGEQPAYADQLISRLQSIPGKLLDGLDPCGEPLQIERSENLAGDLPSNQLFIIDNGLLHALVDERPLFYLQEGDLVGLRQGIDLPSCRYTSDEPLTLIPYSRSDVFKHIYASEPRQELFIQYLVGHTALLSDALARIKQPEIRPSTGFKHFAKGDALINQGDEADHVFIIIDGHAEAFVDGVKVGDVQKDEIFGAMAVFTHEKRSATVLASQACTVMVIPKDQFLSLMESNPRIAHSLVESMARRIDLLNKEITGLRQPG; translated from the coding sequence ATGTATCTACTCGGGGAACAACCGGCCTACGCCGACCAACTGATCAGCCGCTTGCAGAGCATCCCCGGGAAACTACTCGACGGGCTCGACCCCTGCGGTGAGCCACTGCAGATCGAGCGCAGCGAAAACCTGGCGGGCGACCTGCCCAGCAACCAGCTGTTCATCATCGACAACGGCCTGCTGCACGCGCTGGTCGACGAACGCCCGCTGTTCTACCTGCAGGAAGGCGATCTGGTCGGGCTGCGCCAGGGCATCGACCTGCCGAGCTGCCGCTACACCAGCGACGAGCCGCTGACCCTGATCCCCTACTCGCGCAGCGACGTGTTCAAGCACATCTATGCCAGCGAACCGCGCCAGGAGCTGTTCATCCAGTACCTGGTGGGGCATACCGCACTGCTGTCCGATGCCCTGGCGCGCATCAAGCAGCCCGAGATCCGCCCTTCCACCGGCTTCAAGCATTTCGCCAAGGGCGATGCGCTGATCAACCAGGGCGACGAGGCCGACCACGTGTTCATCATCATCGACGGCCACGCCGAGGCGTTCGTCGATGGCGTGAAGGTCGGCGACGTGCAGAAGGACGAAATCTTCGGCGCCATGGCCGTGTTCACCCACGAGAAGCGCAGCGCCACGGTGCTGGCCAGCCAGGCCTGTACGGTGATGGTGATTCCCAAGGACCAGTTCCTCAGCCTGATGGAAAGCAACCCGCGCATCGCCCACAGCCTGGTGGAGAGCATGGCCAGGCGCATCGACCTGCTCAACAAGGAAATCACCGGTCTGCGCCAGCCTGGCTGA
- a CDS encoding TetR family transcriptional regulator produces MRRTKEQAEQTRTSILASAEILFLEKGVAHTSLEHIAKHAGVTRGAVYWHFQNKAHLFHDMLSQVRLPPEQLASRLLEDAQGNGLQSLHTLCVEGIAGIAEDEQKRRIFTILLHRCEFTEELREAEERHEAFINQFIALCETIFAQPATQSRLRPGMTPRLAARTLHALIVGMLSDWLRDNSLFDPKHDGPVMIDGLFRGLISDWS; encoded by the coding sequence ATGCGCCGAACCAAAGAACAAGCGGAACAGACCCGCACCTCCATCCTGGCATCTGCCGAGATCCTGTTTCTGGAGAAAGGGGTTGCCCATACCAGCCTTGAGCACATCGCCAAGCACGCCGGCGTGACCCGCGGCGCGGTGTACTGGCACTTCCAGAACAAGGCCCACCTGTTCCACGACATGCTCAGCCAGGTCCGCCTGCCGCCCGAGCAACTGGCCAGCCGGCTGCTCGAAGACGCCCAGGGGAACGGCCTGCAATCACTGCACACGCTGTGCGTGGAGGGGATCGCCGGGATCGCCGAGGACGAGCAGAAGCGGCGAATCTTCACCATCCTGCTGCACCGCTGCGAATTCACCGAGGAACTGCGCGAGGCCGAAGAACGCCACGAGGCGTTCATCAACCAGTTCATCGCCCTGTGCGAGACGATTTTCGCTCAGCCAGCCACCCAGTCACGCTTGCGCCCCGGTATGACCCCGCGCCTGGCCGCCCGTACCCTGCACGCGCTGATCGTCGGCATGCTCAGCGACTGGCTGCGCGACAACAGCCTGTTCGACCCGAAGCATGACGGGCCGGTCATGATCGACGGCCTGTTCCGCGGCCTGATCAGTGACTGGTCTTAG
- the cueR gene encoding Cu(I)-responsive transcriptional regulator, translating to MNIGQAAKHTGLSAKMIRYYEAIGLLPSAGRSESGYRQYGEDDLQRLRFIRRARDLGFSLAESGRLLALWHDRERASADVKALAVEHIEALNGKIAELEALRDTLQTLVDHCQGDHRPDCPILEDLQAGSNCCQPAATPRASR from the coding sequence ATGAATATCGGTCAGGCCGCCAAGCACACCGGGCTCAGCGCCAAGATGATCCGCTACTACGAAGCCATCGGCCTGCTGCCCAGCGCCGGACGCAGCGAAAGCGGCTATCGCCAGTACGGCGAGGATGACCTGCAACGCCTGCGCTTCATTCGCCGCGCCCGCGACCTGGGCTTTTCGCTCGCCGAGTCGGGCCGCCTGCTGGCGCTGTGGCACGACCGCGAGCGCGCCAGCGCCGATGTGAAGGCCCTGGCGGTGGAGCATATCGAGGCGCTCAACGGCAAGATCGCCGAGCTCGAAGCCCTGCGCGATACCCTGCAGACCCTGGTCGACCACTGCCAGGGCGACCACCGCCCCGACTGCCCGATCCTCGAGGATCTGCAGGCCGGCAGCAATTGCTGTCAGCCCGCGGCGACCCCCAGGGCCAGCCGCTGA
- a CDS encoding HAD family hydrolase: MSLQRYTHWVFDMDGTLTIAVHDFAAIRVALDIPPDDDILHHLAALPPEVSEAKHAWLLEHERELAIASRPAAGAVALVRGLHARGLRLGILTRNARELALLTLQAIGLDDCFVPDDILGRDEAPPKPDPGGLLHLADRWQVATRDMVMVGDHRHDLACGRAAGTATVLVNLPSNPWPELSDHFVADCAALQRLALGVAAG; encoded by the coding sequence ATGAGCCTGCAGCGCTACACCCATTGGGTTTTCGACATGGACGGCACCCTGACCATTGCCGTGCACGATTTCGCCGCCATTCGCGTGGCGCTGGACATCCCGCCCGACGACGACATCCTCCATCACCTGGCCGCCTTGCCACCGGAGGTGTCTGAGGCCAAGCACGCCTGGTTGCTCGAGCACGAACGCGAGCTGGCCATCGCCTCACGCCCGGCTGCTGGCGCCGTGGCCCTGGTGCGTGGCCTGCACGCCCGTGGCCTGCGCCTCGGTATCCTCACCCGCAATGCCCGGGAGCTGGCGCTGCTGACCCTGCAGGCCATCGGCCTCGACGATTGCTTCGTGCCGGACGACATCCTCGGCCGCGACGAGGCGCCGCCCAAACCCGACCCCGGTGGCCTGCTGCACCTGGCCGATCGCTGGCAGGTCGCAACCCGGGACATGGTGATGGTCGGTGACCACCGCCACGACCTGGCCTGTGGCCGTGCGGCCGGTACCGCCACGGTGCTGGTCAACCTGCCGAGCAATCCCTGGCCGGAGCTGAGCGATCATTTCGTCGCCGATTGTGCGGCCCTTCAGCGGCTGGCCCTGGGGGTCGCCGCGGGCTGA
- a CDS encoding histone deacetylase, producing the protein MPLPLIYHDDYSPPFPNGHRFPMEKFRLLRDHLVASGLTRDEDLLRPQICPADILALCHCPAYIERYLSGALSHEDGRRLGLPWSPALAQRTVRAVGGSLLATEQALQYGLAGHLAGGTHHAHYDYPAGFCIFNDLAVIARYLLESGKAGRVLIFDCDVHQGDGTARLLEDVPDAVTVSLHCEQNYPARKATSDWDIPLPRGMGDADYLKVVDDTLAYLLALYQPDIVLYDAGVDVHQDDALGYLQLTDAGVAARDEAVLNHCLGRDIPVVGVIGGGYSQDRHALARRHGILHHSAARVWQQRGLG; encoded by the coding sequence ATGCCCCTGCCGCTGATCTACCACGACGACTACAGCCCACCGTTTCCCAACGGCCACCGCTTCCCGATGGAGAAATTCCGCCTGCTGCGCGACCACCTGGTGGCCAGCGGGTTGACCCGGGATGAGGATTTGCTGCGCCCGCAGATCTGCCCGGCGGACATTCTCGCCCTCTGCCACTGCCCCGCCTATATCGAGCGCTACCTGAGCGGCGCGCTGAGCCATGAAGACGGGCGCCGCCTCGGCCTGCCCTGGAGCCCGGCGCTGGCACAGCGCACCGTACGTGCCGTTGGCGGTTCGCTGCTGGCCACCGAGCAGGCGTTGCAATACGGCCTGGCCGGCCACCTGGCCGGCGGCACCCACCATGCCCATTACGATTACCCGGCCGGCTTCTGCATCTTCAACGACCTGGCGGTGATCGCCCGCTACCTGCTGGAAAGCGGCAAGGCCGGACGCGTGCTGATCTTCGACTGCGACGTGCACCAGGGCGATGGCACCGCGCGACTGCTGGAGGACGTACCCGACGCGGTCACCGTCTCCCTGCACTGCGAGCAGAACTACCCGGCACGCAAGGCCACCAGCGACTGGGACATCCCGCTGCCCCGTGGCATGGGCGACGCCGATTACCTCAAGGTGGTCGACGATACCCTGGCTTACCTGCTGGCGTTGTACCAGCCGGACATCGTGCTCTACGACGCCGGCGTCGACGTGCACCAGGACGACGCCCTGGGTTACCTGCAGCTCACCGATGCCGGCGTAGCGGCTCGCGACGAGGCCGTGCTCAACCACTGCCTGGGCCGCGACATTCCTGTGGTCGGCGTTATCGGCGGCGGTTACAGCCAGGACCGCCACGCCCTGGCCCGCCGCCACGGCATCCTCCACCACAGTGCCGCGCGGGTATGGCAGCAGCGAGGGCTCGGGTAA
- the tesB gene encoding acyl-CoA thioesterase II produces the protein MSQVLQELVALLSLEAIEENLFRGVSQDLGFRQLFGGQVLGQCVSAATQTVEADRHVHSLHGYFLRPGDAALPVVYQVDRVRDGGSFSTRRVTAVQKGKAIFTCSASFQYQEEGFHHQVQMPDVPGPEGLRSETELASLVADSLPPRVRERVLFDKPIEIRPVTVDNPFAPQVSEPAKYVWFRADGELPDTPAIHKYLLGYASDFNLLTTSMLPHGVSVWQKFMQVASLDHSIWFHGNLRMDDWLLYAMDSPWAGNARGFSRGSVFNRQGQLVASVAQEGLIRLREDWR, from the coding sequence ATGAGTCAAGTCCTGCAAGAGTTGGTGGCACTGCTGAGTCTGGAAGCCATCGAGGAAAACCTGTTCCGTGGCGTCAGCCAGGATCTGGGCTTTCGCCAGCTCTTTGGTGGTCAGGTGCTTGGCCAGTGCGTGTCGGCGGCCACCCAGACGGTCGAGGCCGACCGCCATGTGCATTCGCTGCACGGCTACTTTTTGCGCCCAGGCGACGCCGCCTTGCCGGTGGTCTATCAGGTCGACCGGGTGCGTGACGGCGGCAGCTTCAGCACCCGCCGGGTAACGGCGGTGCAGAAGGGCAAGGCGATCTTTACCTGCAGCGCCTCGTTCCAGTATCAGGAAGAGGGCTTCCACCACCAGGTGCAGATGCCCGACGTGCCGGGCCCCGAAGGGCTGCGTTCGGAAACCGAACTGGCCAGCCTGGTGGCCGACTCTCTGCCACCGCGGGTGCGCGAGCGTGTGCTGTTCGACAAACCCATCGAGATTCGTCCGGTCACCGTCGACAACCCGTTCGCGCCCCAGGTCAGCGAGCCGGCCAAGTACGTGTGGTTCCGCGCCGATGGCGAGCTGCCCGACACACCGGCCATCCACAAGTACCTGCTGGGCTACGCCTCGGATTTCAACCTGCTGACCACCTCGATGCTGCCCCACGGCGTGTCGGTGTGGCAGAAGTTCATGCAGGTGGCCAGCCTCGATCACTCCATCTGGTTCCACGGCAACCTGCGCATGGACGACTGGCTGCTCTACGCCATGGACAGCCCCTGGGCCGGCAACGCCCGCGGCTTCTCGCGCGGCAGCGTATTCAACCGCCAGGGCCAGCTGGTCGCCTCGGTGGCCCAGGAAGGGTTGATCCGTTTGCGCGAGGACTGGCGCTGA
- a CDS encoding heavy-metal-associated domain-containing protein has translation MQVFKVDGMTCAHCERAITGAVQAIDASAQVQVDLTAGEVKVQTTHPVDQVLEAIINEGYKAEAVPAAKTSH, from the coding sequence ATGCAGGTATTCAAGGTGGACGGCATGACGTGTGCGCATTGCGAACGGGCGATCACCGGGGCCGTACAGGCGATCGATGCCTCGGCGCAGGTGCAGGTCGATCTAACGGCGGGTGAGGTGAAGGTGCAGACCACCCACCCGGTGGATCAGGTGCTCGAGGCGATTATCAACGAGGGTTACAAGGCCGAGGCCGTGCCGGCGGCTAAGACCAGTCACTGA
- a CDS encoding VOC family protein, with protein MLTSLQLKTFVPARDYPLSQAFYTALGFKAAWHTDEMSYFSHGEHCAFVLQNFYVKEQAENFVMHLMVDDVQAWWAHVQEENIGKRFGVRTIAPEDQPWGIREFIVFDPSGVLWKIGQSI; from the coding sequence ATGCTCACCAGCTTGCAACTCAAGACCTTCGTTCCCGCCAGGGATTATCCACTGAGCCAGGCCTTCTACACCGCCCTGGGTTTCAAGGCGGCGTGGCACACGGATGAAATGAGCTACTTCAGCCACGGCGAGCACTGCGCCTTTGTGCTGCAGAACTTCTACGTGAAGGAGCAGGCGGAGAATTTCGTCATGCACCTGATGGTCGATGACGTGCAGGCCTGGTGGGCTCATGTGCAGGAGGAGAACATCGGCAAGCGCTTCGGCGTGCGCACCATCGCCCCCGAAGACCAGCCCTGGGGCATTCGCGAGTTCATCGTCTTCGACCCGAGCGGCGTGCTGTGGAAGATCGGGCAGAGCATCTGA
- a CDS encoding heavy metal translocating P-type ATPase: protein MPTFDLPISGMTCASCAGRVERALRGVVQVSDAHVNLASEQARVQAPAEQLPALVAAVQKAGYEVPGQPLALAIAGMTCASCVGRVERALGRQPGVLSVSVNLATERARLQVLPGTDTQTLLEAVEAAGYSASPVAATAVQDESPLATERWRLALALLLAAPLVLPMLLAPFGVHLMLPAWAQFLLATPVQFVLGARFYRAAWRALRSGAGNMDQLVALGTSAGYGLSLYQWAITPAGHTPHLYFEASAVIIALILLGKYLESRAKRQTTGAIRALQALRPEQATRLHEGVERQVAVNALNIGDRIVVRPGERFTVDGKVLEGSSHADEALISGESLPQAKAPGDRVTAGAINGEGRLLIETTALGAETVLSRIIRLVEDAQAAKAPIQKLVDRVSQVFVPVVLLIALLTLITWLALGAGIEQALLNAVAVLVIACPCALGLATPTAIMAGTGVAARHGILIKDAEALEVAHGVRVVAFDKTGTLTSGTPRIVHLHSVEIADREALRLAGTLQQGSEHPLAKAVLLGCQEAGLALAPLGASQALAGRGIAGQVEGRTLQLGNRRLLAESGAAEPAELAAAARNWEAEGRTLSWLIEPGEMPRVLALFAFGDTLKDGARAAIAALAARQIDSHLISGDNPGSAQAVARHLAIHSVHAQVLPADKARIVSELKEQGVVAMVGDGINDAPALAAADVGIAMGGGTDVAMQAAGITLMRGDPRLVPAALDIARRTYAKIRQNLFWAFIYNLVGIPLAASGLLDPILAGAAMALSSVSVVSNALLLKTWRPCHFEE, encoded by the coding sequence ATGCCCACTTTCGATCTACCGATCAGCGGCATGACCTGCGCCAGCTGCGCCGGCAGGGTCGAACGCGCCCTGCGCGGCGTGGTGCAGGTCAGCGACGCCCACGTCAACCTGGCCAGCGAGCAGGCCCGGGTGCAGGCGCCTGCCGAGCAACTGCCGGCGCTGGTGGCCGCGGTGCAGAAGGCCGGTTATGAAGTGCCGGGGCAACCCCTGGCCCTGGCCATCGCCGGCATGACCTGCGCCAGCTGCGTGGGCCGCGTCGAGCGCGCCCTGGGCAGACAGCCCGGGGTGCTCTCGGTCAGCGTCAATCTGGCGACGGAGCGCGCCCGGCTGCAGGTGCTGCCCGGTACCGACACCCAGACCCTGCTAGAGGCGGTCGAGGCGGCGGGCTACTCGGCCAGCCCTGTGGCAGCCACTGCCGTGCAGGATGAGAGCCCTCTGGCTACCGAGCGCTGGCGCCTGGCGCTGGCCTTGCTGCTGGCAGCCCCACTGGTGCTGCCGATGCTGCTGGCCCCCTTTGGCGTGCACCTGATGCTGCCGGCCTGGGCGCAGTTCCTGCTGGCCACCCCGGTGCAGTTCGTGCTCGGCGCGCGCTTCTACCGCGCGGCCTGGCGGGCGCTGCGCAGCGGCGCCGGCAATATGGACCAATTGGTCGCCCTGGGTACCAGCGCCGGTTATGGTCTGAGCCTCTACCAATGGGCAATCACCCCGGCCGGGCACACGCCGCACCTGTACTTCGAGGCCTCGGCGGTGATCATCGCCCTGATCCTGCTCGGCAAGTACCTGGAGAGCCGCGCCAAGCGCCAGACCACCGGCGCCATTCGCGCCTTGCAGGCGCTGCGCCCCGAGCAAGCGACGCGCTTGCACGAGGGTGTCGAACGGCAGGTGGCGGTCAACGCGCTGAACATCGGCGATCGGATCGTGGTCAGGCCCGGCGAGCGCTTCACGGTCGACGGCAAGGTGCTGGAAGGCAGCAGTCACGCCGACGAGGCGCTGATCAGCGGCGAGAGCCTGCCCCAGGCCAAGGCACCGGGTGATCGGGTGACCGCCGGGGCGATCAATGGCGAAGGCCGCCTGCTGATCGAGACCACGGCCCTGGGTGCGGAAACCGTGCTGTCGCGCATCATCCGCCTGGTCGAGGATGCCCAGGCAGCCAAGGCGCCGATCCAGAAACTGGTGGACCGGGTCAGCCAGGTGTTCGTGCCGGTGGTGTTGCTGATCGCCCTGCTGACCCTGATCACCTGGCTGGCCCTGGGTGCCGGTATCGAGCAGGCACTGCTCAACGCCGTGGCCGTACTGGTGATCGCCTGCCCCTGTGCCCTCGGCCTAGCCACGCCCACGGCGATCATGGCCGGTACCGGCGTGGCCGCCCGGCACGGCATCCTGATCAAGGATGCCGAAGCCCTGGAAGTCGCCCACGGCGTCCGCGTGGTGGCCTTCGACAAGACCGGCACCCTGACCTCCGGCACACCACGGATCGTCCATCTGCACAGCGTCGAGATCGCTGATCGCGAAGCGCTGCGCCTGGCCGGCACGCTGCAGCAAGGCAGCGAGCATCCCCTGGCCAAGGCAGTGCTGCTGGGCTGCCAGGAGGCCGGCCTGGCCCTGGCCCCGCTCGGCGCCAGCCAGGCCCTGGCCGGTCGCGGCATCGCCGGGCAGGTGGAGGGGCGCACCCTGCAGCTCGGCAATCGTCGTCTACTGGCAGAAAGCGGCGCCGCCGAACCCGCCGAGCTGGCCGCGGCAGCCCGCAACTGGGAGGCCGAGGGCCGCACCCTGTCCTGGTTGATCGAACCGGGCGAAATGCCCCGGGTGCTGGCACTGTTCGCCTTTGGCGACACCCTGAAGGATGGCGCCCGCGCAGCCATTGCCGCCCTCGCGGCGCGGCAGATCGACAGCCATCTGATCAGTGGCGACAATCCGGGCAGCGCGCAGGCCGTCGCCCGCCACCTGGCCATCCACTCGGTGCATGCCCAGGTGCTGCCGGCGGACAAGGCGCGTATCGTCAGCGAGCTGAAAGAACAGGGCGTGGTGGCCATGGTCGGCGACGGCATCAACGACGCCCCGGCCCTGGCCGCAGCGGATGTCGGCATCGCCATGGGCGGCGGTACCGACGTGGCCATGCAGGCGGCGGGTATCACGCTGATGCGCGGCGACCCGCGGCTGGTGCCCGCAGCCCTGGATATCGCCCGGCGTACCTACGCGAAGATCCGCCAGAACCTGTTCTGGGCGTTCATCTACAACCTGGTGGGTATTCCCCTGGCGGCCTCTGGGCTGCTCGACCCGATACTCGCCGGCGCCGCCATGGCGCTGTCGAGCGTCAGCGTGGTGAGCAACGCCCTGCTGCTGAAAACCTGGCGCCCCTGCCATTTCGAGGAATAA
- a CDS encoding multidrug effflux MFS transporter, with the protein MPLRLLLILGALSAFGPLAIDFYLPSFPALALAFATDTEHVQLSLASYFAGLAIGQLVYGPLADRFGRRMPLLVGVSLFTLASLACAVAPSLEWLIAARFVQALGGCAGMVISRAVVRDLCDPISSAKVFSQLMLVMGLAPILAPVGGGLLLNLFGWPSIFVCLTLFSAACLFALARWLPETLNPAIQPPPLSGALREYRRLFSDLPFIGHALTGGLAIAGMFAYIAGSPFVFIELYGVPAEHYGWLFGTNAAGFILAAQVNAWLVSRHGPAYWARRIVWFYLACGTGLLVLAWAGPRALWPLMVPLFGCIASLGILLPNTSACAMAGQGRHAGSASALMGSLQFTIAASAASMVGMLHDGSAVPMALVIFSCGVLAAGASRFTRWAERRAGHPSG; encoded by the coding sequence ATGCCGCTTCGCCTGCTACTGATCCTCGGCGCCCTCAGCGCCTTCGGCCCCCTGGCCATCGATTTCTACCTGCCCAGCTTTCCCGCGCTGGCGCTGGCGTTCGCTACCGACACCGAACACGTACAGCTTTCGCTGGCCTCCTATTTCGCCGGCCTGGCCATCGGGCAACTGGTCTACGGGCCCCTGGCCGACCGCTTCGGCCGGCGCATGCCGCTGCTGGTCGGGGTCTCGCTGTTTACCCTGGCGTCCCTGGCCTGCGCCGTGGCGCCGAGCCTGGAATGGCTGATCGCTGCCCGTTTCGTCCAGGCCCTGGGTGGCTGCGCCGGCATGGTGATCTCCCGCGCCGTGGTACGCGACCTGTGCGACCCGATCAGTTCTGCCAAGGTGTTCTCGCAACTGATGCTGGTGATGGGCCTGGCGCCGATTCTCGCGCCCGTAGGCGGCGGCTTGCTGCTGAACCTGTTCGGCTGGCCGTCGATCTTCGTCTGCCTGACGCTGTTCAGCGCCGCCTGCCTGTTCGCTCTCGCCCGGTGGCTGCCGGAAACCCTGAATCCGGCCATTCAGCCGCCGCCCTTGAGCGGCGCCCTGAGGGAGTACCGGCGCCTGTTCAGCGATCTGCCTTTCATCGGCCATGCCCTGACCGGCGGCCTGGCGATTGCCGGCATGTTCGCCTACATCGCCGGCTCGCCCTTCGTGTTCATCGAACTCTACGGTGTACCGGCCGAGCACTATGGCTGGCTGTTCGGCACCAATGCCGCCGGCTTCATTCTTGCCGCCCAGGTCAATGCCTGGCTGGTGTCACGGCACGGACCCGCCTACTGGGCCAGGCGCATCGTCTGGTTCTATCTGGCTTGTGGAACCGGGCTGCTGGTGCTGGCGTGGGCAGGGCCACGGGCCCTGTGGCCGTTGATGGTGCCGTTGTTCGGCTGCATCGCCTCGCTGGGCATTCTGCTGCCCAACACCTCTGCGTGCGCGATGGCCGGCCAGGGGCGCCACGCCGGCAGCGCATCGGCGCTGATGGGTAGCCTGCAGTTCACCATCGCGGCGAGCGCGGCCTCCATGGTCGGGATGCTGCATGATGGCAGCGCCGTACCCATGGCCCTGGTCATCTTCAGCTGCGGCGTGCTGGCAGCGGGGGCCTCACGCTTCACTCGCTGGGCGGAGCGTCGCGCTGGCCACCCGAGCGGCTGA
- a CDS encoding TIGR03862 family flavoprotein, translated as MTDSFPPTAHSVAIIGGGPAGLMAAETLALAGVRVDLFDAMPSLGRKFLLAGVGGMNITHSEAYPAFVGRYGEREREIHALLQSLDADALRQWIHGLGIDTFVGTSGRVFPIDMKAAPLLRAWLKRLREAGVQLHTRHRWLGWNGDSSLRVASPEGERAVRADAVLLALGGGSWPRLGSDGSWVAHLQQAGVPVAPLQPSNCGFDVEAWSPLLREKFAGAPLKNVALRLPGEAPRPGEFVLTATGIEGSLVYALSAGIRQRIARDGSCTVHLDLLPQRSEDVLSKALSKPRGAHSMAKHLHRQAGLDGVKAALLRELTPAEQFADPQRLAAAIKALPITLCQPRPVEEAISSAGGVPFEALDANLMLTALPGTFCAGEMLDWEAPTGGYLLTACFASGRVAGLGILRWLRARTR; from the coding sequence ATGACCGACTCTTTCCCGCCCACCGCCCACTCGGTCGCCATCATCGGCGGCGGCCCTGCCGGCCTGATGGCCGCCGAAACCCTGGCGCTCGCCGGGGTGCGGGTCGACCTCTTCGACGCCATGCCTTCGCTGGGCCGCAAGTTTCTGCTGGCCGGCGTCGGCGGCATGAACATCACCCATTCCGAGGCCTACCCGGCCTTCGTCGGCCGCTATGGCGAGCGCGAGCGGGAAATCCATGCCCTGCTGCAAAGCTTGGATGCCGATGCGCTGCGCCAATGGATCCACGGTCTGGGCATCGACACCTTCGTCGGCACCTCGGGCCGCGTCTTCCCAATCGACATGAAAGCCGCTCCGCTGCTGCGCGCCTGGCTCAAGCGCCTGCGCGAGGCCGGCGTGCAGCTGCATACCCGGCACCGCTGGCTGGGCTGGAACGGAGACAGCAGTCTGCGCGTGGCCAGCCCCGAGGGTGAGCGTGCGGTGCGCGCCGATGCGGTGCTGCTGGCCCTGGGCGGTGGCAGCTGGCCGCGGCTCGGCTCCGACGGCAGCTGGGTAGCGCACTTGCAGCAGGCTGGCGTGCCCGTCGCGCCACTGCAACCGAGCAACTGCGGTTTCGATGTCGAGGCGTGGAGCCCGTTGCTGCGCGAGAAATTCGCCGGCGCGCCGCTGAAGAACGTGGCGCTACGTTTGCCGGGCGAAGCGCCGCGCCCAGGCGAGTTCGTGCTCACCGCCACCGGCATCGAGGGCAGCCTGGTGTACGCCCTGTCCGCGGGGATTCGCCAGCGCATCGCCCGCGACGGCAGCTGCACGGTGCATCTCGACCTGCTGCCGCAACGCAGTGAAGACGTATTGAGCAAGGCCTTGAGCAAACCCCGTGGCGCGCACTCCATGGCCAAGCACTTGCATCGTCAGGCCGGCCTGGACGGCGTGAAGGCGGCGCTGCTGCGCGAGCTGACACCTGCCGAGCAGTTCGCCGATCCTCAGCGTTTGGCGGCCGCCATCAAGGCGTTGCCCATCACCCTGTGCCAGCCACGCCCCGTCGAAGAGGCGATCAGCAGCGCCGGCGGCGTGCCTTTCGAAGCCCTCGACGCCAACCTGATGCTGACCGCCCTGCCCGGCACCTTTTGCGCCGGCGAGATGCTCGACTGGGAAGCGCCCACCGGCGGCTACCTGCTCACCGCCTGCTTCGCCAGCGGCCGCGTGGCCGGCCTGGGCATATTGCGCTGGCTGCGGGCCAGAACCCGATAA